The genome window AAAGATGCCATTTCTCATTTCAGCATATGTTTATGATTGTAATTGGAAAAAACATGTTTAAGATCTATTTTGATGGAATTTCAGTGGGAGGTCTATTATGCAGTTTCAGTTAACTTTCATCATTAACTCTGTTTTACAATTTGTGGCCattgttttcaaaataaagTAAAGAGAAACATAATTGAACTCTAAGGGTGGTATAGTCTTACTATTATGCAAGGGAACCTTTATGTTTTACACTACGTCTGAGGAGTAGAAATTTCTTCCATTTGTGGTAGCTATGCCGTCTACTTATATATTTAATGTTATTTCTGTTTTCCAACATTGCAGATAATAGCATTTAGTGATGAAGAAGGAGTAAGGTTTCAGTCTACATTCTTAGGCAGTGCTGCTGTAGCCGGAATTTTGCCAGTTTCCGCACTTAAAATAACCGATAAAAGGTTTCCTTGGACAAATCCCATCATATATCTGTTTGCAATACTACTCATTAGCAATGTATTTATGTGTAATCCTTGTACAGTGATGTAACAATTCAAGATGCTCTTAAGAAGAACTCCATAGAAATTACAGAGGAGAACTTGTTGCAGCTCAAATATGACCCGAAGTCAGTCTGGGGTTATGTTGAGGTATGATGGCCTATAGACAAACCTGTATTAGAGTATCCTATCcgaaaacaacaataaaactCAGCACCATGAACTTGTAAGTTGTTTTAAATTTCTGACTTCATGCCTTGCAATTGGTTCATGTTGCAGATTCATATTGAACAAGGACCTGTACTAGAATGGGTTGGCTTTCCTCTAGCAGTGGTTAAAGGCATAGCTGGACAGACACGACTAAAGGTATATGAAGTGTTTCAGCTTGCATAGTTGCATGTCTAAATTATGGTTCATTTGATTCACAAAAAGATGAAATTGTTTCATTGttcagaattttattttgcagCTGCAgattattttcttcatttgtaaaatattcaaaatgggGATAATAATAAGATAAATAGCATAAGTCTCATGAGCCACATGTATTTCCATAACTCACATAAGGGTAAAATTTATAGCAGATCCCTGTCGTCAGTACACGATCTATACGACGGCTCTTTACATGTAATTTTTGGACTCTTTCATCATGGATACCTTGCTGTCTGAGCTAGCACTTTAGCTTCTTATCTTGATTGAGCAATCCCATGTGCATCAATATTGTAGGTTACAATGAGAGGCTCTCAGGGGCATGCTGGAACAGTGCCAATGTCTATGCGACATGACCCTATGGCCGCTGCCGCTGAAGCGATTGTGTTATTAGAAAGTTTATGTAAACATCCTCAAGATTTTCTGTCTTTTGATGGCCATTGTAAAAGTTTCTCAATGAAATCACTTTCAACTTCACTAGTTTGTACCGTTGGAGAGATATCAACTTGGCCAAGTGCAAGCAATGTCATTCCAGGCCAGGCAAGAAGTTCATCTCTTGACACTGCTAAAGTCGCCAGCCTGCTCAAATGGGGTTTATTGTCATTCAATTGTCAAAATATGTAACGAAAATGAACTTCTTGATTTCAGGTAACGTTCACCGTAGATTTGCGCACTATAGATGATATGGGACGTGAAGCTGTGgtttatgaattttctaaCCGAATGTATCAAATATGTGATAAACGTTCAGTTTTTGTACAATGAATCGTAAGGTGAGGGACTTTTGTTTCCTAGTCCATCATTTTGCAGGCTGCTTAACCTTATACTTATATGCGTTGTATTTTTTCAGCATGATGCAGATGCAGTCATTTGTGATTCTGAGTTGAGTTCAAAGCTAAAGTCTGCAACTTATATTGGACTGAAGAGAATGACAGGTGCCGAAATTCAGGATGAAGTTCCTGTTTTGATGAGCGGAGCAGGACATGATGCAATGGCTCTGTCTCATTTAACTAAggtttgttttcactttccagAGGAATCATAAACCCCGTTATTGTTTGTGTTGATCACCTTGTGAAAAATTCTGGCCTGCAAAATTTGGAGCAGGTGGGAATGCTTTTCGTGCGCTGTCGAGGAGGCATAAGTCACTCCCCTGAAGAGCATGTATTGGACGATGATGTTTGGGCGTCTGGTTTGGCAATTTTGGCATTCATAGAGACTCAGATgtaaattggaaaatttgttGAGATTACTGTACAGTAGTAGTAGAACATCTCAATAATGTAGTATATGATGATATTTCCCATTTTGTGTATAGTTTTTGCCTGCTGTTAAGGGATCATATGCTCTGCAATGTGAAGCCCCTGCAATTATGATTTTCTcttaataaaaaacaaaagcaaaagctaaAACAAATGTAGACCATAAATCAGAATTAGCTCTCGCATGAGCGCTTCCTTAATTTGATGCAGCATGTATCACGCAGCTTAAGCAAATCGTGAGTGAGATGGGATGGAAATTATTAGGTGGTGAGACTATTTGTTTAATAAATAGAAGCATCTCTATTTAAGCCAACTCGTCAAACCCATACTGGTATGTCAATTTGGATATGGATTCCAGCGGCGTGTGCAAGTTGCAACAACTGGTGATGGTTTATAATTTCTGGGTCAATCAAGTATTAATCACTATCATTATCATCTTTGCTGTTAGAGCTGCAAAGAACGTGAAAGAAGGGCAAGACTTCTCCATCACATGGTGGAAGGACAAGGATATAAAAGCTCCTTATAAGTGTCACCGTTATTGTTTTTTGACTTACTCTTGTTTGTTGTAGATAGTGTACGTTCATAGCCATATATCTTTAAGGACACCTTTGGTGCTTGTGATTAGATATTGGATTTGATCACTCATTATATTCAAAACTTAATTATTTCCACAATAAAATTACTCAATGCATTATTTATATACGTCTAGAAATTGGAATACATTTAGCATGTTCATATTACAATACACTTGTGGGCAGATTGAGTTGTCAGGCGAGTCTCTCAacttgttattattattacgaGATGCATGCATCCACTAAGCGCCCATGAGTGTGGAGTGTAGCATCAACAACTTACATTCACCATGCACAAACGCAAAAGCAGAACCTAGAATGAGAACTACATTTGCCTTTTTAGCTTTGGGCTTCTAATTCAAAAAACTAAAGCAAAAAAAtgtagaaaaaaaatcagcatTAGTTCTCGCATGAGTGCTTTATTAACTTGATATACACCATGTACCATGTGGCTTACGCAAACTGTAAATGAGATGGGATTAGGTGGTGAGAGACTCTTCAAAATTTGATGAGGTAAATGCACCAATAGTTTCGTAAATAGAATCATTCTTTTTATTAACTTCATTTCTTATAAGATAGACAAGagtgaaaagagaaaaaacaaatgtcAAAATACCATCCTAGATcctttgatatattttattgttgtATTGATGCCAAGTGCATATAACATTAGTTACGATAGAAAGAAGCACACATGCATATcgttattgttttttttttcttttttcttgtttctttgttttgacaATCTCAACGGCACGAGAGAAAtttattgaagaaataaaagagtaACACTTAAAAGGGACGACAAGAACCAAAGCCCGCATGAGAGATCCAAAAGACAAAGTGAGGAAAGTACTAATACAAAACACgccaaaccaaattaaaaaaaaaaaaaaactagcaaaaacaacaatttaaaGCCAAGACAAGTTCCAAAAATAAGCTTCAACATCAACAGACGGACCAATAGCACACCAGAACTCGCAtgcacatttttattttctcttcgTATCATAATCTCCCTTGCCAACGAGCGACTTTCAATGCAATTGTTAATGCTACCTTCTCTTTGATGTtgtcaaagaaattaaaataggCATACCTCCATGACTTCTTTAGGACCAACGTTCCACAAACAGCCCAAAAGCCTATAATGAAACCAAGTGCCATGCTAACGTAAAACCACAACATTTCGTTATCATCTTTACCGTGATCTTCTAAAGGAAAAGTCTGCCTTGAACGTGCATCATCTCCAGGGCAAACAATTGAAAGAGGAGCCCCACACAATAACGGATTACCTTCATAAATAGATGTGTCATTGAAGGTTTCGAGTTGGTTGCCTGAAGGTATTCTTCCGATTAAGTTGTTGTAGGACAAGTTCAAGTGAGATAGAGAggttaaagaagaaaagttttgAGGGATATCACCTGAAAGGTGGTTGTGTGAGAGATCAAGAGTTTCAAGCCAACGTAATTTTCCGATGCTTGAAGGAATCTTTCCAGTTAATCGATTCATCGACAAGTTCAAGGTACTCAATTCAACGAGACTGCCTCAGGGATTTCACCTTCAAAATTGTTTGACGAAAGATCAATGATGTTTCCCCAATAGGCTAATTGGATAGCTTCATATTCGAGTTCTTTGCCTTTGGAGGTTATTGTTGTTTGTCCATAATATGTATCATAGAAAACCAAATCAAGGTGTACAGCATTAGCATCGACTAGacaaatcatatttttcaggCACTTGGGAATGGTCCCTGAAAAGTTGTTGTGAGCAAGGTCTAGGACGCGAAGGTATATAAGATTGCAGAAATGGTGAGGGATATGCCCACTTAACAGGTTGGATCGCAGTTGTAACAGTTGCAATGTGGACACGTTTGATCCAATCCATAAAGGTAGGTTTCCAGTGAATTTGTTGTGTTCAAGATTAAGTATGCCCAAATTAGTGCAATTTTGCAAGGAAAAAGGAATCTCACcaccaaaattattattattcaccTTGAATTGTTGAAGAGCACTTGGGATACCCATTGAACTTGGAATATTACCAGAAAGATTGTTGTGTGAGACATCAATAACGGATATGCTGCTCCACAAACTCCATTGTTGAGGGAAT of Prunus dulcis chromosome 4, ALMONDv2, whole genome shotgun sequence contains these proteins:
- the LOC117625195 gene encoding allantoate deiminase 2-like, which encodes MQGNLYVLHYIIAFSDEEGVRFQSTFLGSAAVAGILPVSALKITDKSDVTIQDALKKNSIEITEENLLQLKYDPKSVWGYVEIHIEQGPVLEWVGFPLAVVKGIAGQTRLKVTMRGSQGHAGTVPMSMRHDPMAAAAEAIVLLESLCKHPQDFLSFDGHCKSFSMKSLSTSLVCTVGEISTWPSASNVIPGQARSSSLDTAKVASLLKWGLLSFNCQNM